Within Verrucomicrobiota bacterium, the genomic segment GGCCGCGCGCACCCAAGCCGGGCAGACCCCCAGGACATTGTGGCCGCCGGAACGTCGCTGGCTGCCGAAGCCAAGGCCGCCGCCGCAATGCGCCGCATCAAAGTCTTTGCCGACTTGGACCAGCTCCAGCTCGATTCCTTCCTCATCTACATGGAAGTCATCCGGGTGACAAAATTCTCCACGATTGCTTTGACCGGCGACCACGGCGATGCGATGTACCTGATTTTAGTGGGAGAAGTGCGCGCCTACATCCTGAAGAATCAACACGAAACCACCCTTTCCAACATCGGCGTGAGGGATTTCTTCGGGGAGATTTCCCTGCTGGATGAAGGACCCCGCTCCGCCAGCGTGATGGCGAACGAAGACAGCATCCTGCTTAAAATCTCCGCCGAATCGTTTGAACAACTGGTCCGCGAGGCCCCAGCTCTGGCAGCGCCGTTCCTTTACGCTTTGAGCCGTT encodes:
- a CDS encoding cyclic nucleotide-binding domain-containing protein, translated to MAAGTSLAAEAKAAAAMRRIKVFADLDQLQLDSFLIYMEVIRVTKFSTIALTGDHGDAMYLILVGEVRAYILKNQHETTLSNIGVRDFFGEISLLDEGPRSASVMANEDSILLKISAESFEQLVREAPALAAPFLYALSRSVAGRIRNLTTRYLDSINFARAAEALKAHAK